Within Oligoflexus sp., the genomic segment ATCAGACCGAACTTCTTAAAAATGAACTCGATAAGGTGCAAGGCGTATCATGAGCCAACAGATCTGGACCATCAAGGATGTGATCGACTGGTCGATTCCCTTTCTCAAGGAAAAGGGTTCACCGAGCGCCCGGCTGGATGCCGAACTTTTGCTCAGTGATGTCCTGGCCTGTCGCCGACTTGATCTTTATCTGGATCATCATAAGCCTTTGAATAACGAGGAACGCAGCGCCTTTCGCGATCGCATCCGGCGGCGTTCCCTGGGTGAGCCGGTGGCCTATATCCTGGGCAGGAAGGAATTTTATGGCCATGAATTTTCCGTCGGCCCGGCGACCCTGATTCCGCGCCCGGAAACCGAGCACCTGGTTGAAATCCTTCTGAAAAGTTTCCCGGACGACAGCCAGCTCACAGGCCTTGATGTGGGAACCGGGACCGGCTGCATTGCGATCAGTCTGAAAAAAGCGCGGCCGCAGTGGAACCTGGAAGCCTGGGACGTCAGTCACGAGGCTTTGAGCGTCGCGGCAAAGAACGCCGAAAAACTTTCTGCGCCGGTGACCTTGGAGCAGCGTGATGCTCTGAAGGATGCAAGCTGGTCGGCCTGCCTTCACGGCTTTGATTTCATAGCCTCCAATCCCCCGTATATCGCGGCGTCTGAACGTTCCGAGCTGCCGGTGTCCGTGGTTCGCTTTGAGCCGAGCCTGGCACTTTTTGCCGAGGAAAGCGGACTGATTTTTTATCGGACCTTCGCGCGGAAGGCTGCCCAGAGTCTTCGCAAAGGCGGCAAAATTTTCCTTGAAATCGGCTCCGGACAGGCTTCTGATGTATGCTTGTTATTAGAGGAATCAGGCTGGCAGGACATTGCCGTTCATCAGGATCTGGCAGGACTGGATCGCGTGATTACTGGAACAGCTCCTCTCACATAAGCTCCCGTTTAGGAAGGCTGTAAAGAGCGATGGTCGATCAGCAGCAGTACTCCTGGCCCCTGTTTCGACGTTTTCTGTTCCTGTGCCTCGGTGCCGGCACAGTCCTTATGCTTTTGGCCTATCTTTACCGCTCCATCATGATCGGACTCGTGACGAGCGCGATCATCTCCTACATCGCGGCTCCCGGTATCAATTATCTTTGCGAGATCCTCCCCGTCACGCGCAAGACGCTGGTCGGGATTTTGATTTTCCTTGTGGTGACGATCTGTACGCTCGGTGCGGTGCTCGGCATTCCTTACATCTATCAGGAGCTGCTGAATATCGTGCAGATGGTGCCGGATGCGATGGCCTATGCCGAACGCCTGGCCAAACCTTTGATCGACTGGGCCCGGCATTCGAAGATCGTCCCGGATGAAACCATCGAGGCCGGCTTTCGCAAGATGAACCTTCTGCAGCACGTGATGGGCGCGTCGGATACCATGCAGGGCGTCTTCTCCCGCACGCCCAAGGTTTTGGAATGGGCCTTCAACCTGGCTATGATTCCGCTCTTCACCTATATGATGCTGGCCGACAAGGATGATATCAGGAGCCTTGTGAAAAACTGGACGCCGAAGGATCTGCATCCTCTGATGCGGGTGTTCGTGGCCCGGATTGATACCGTGCTGCGCGCGGTGGTGAAGGGTCAGTTCCTGGTCGCGTTTGTTCTGAGCATCTTTTATATGGCTGGCTTCAGTCTGATCGATCTGCCCTCGGGCATCGCCATCGGTGCGATCGCCGGAATCTGCCGCGTGGTTCCCTACTTCGATGTCTTCGTCGGCCTGATTCTGAGTTCCATTGTGATCATGACGCAGGGCAGCGGCATTGCGGTTTTCATCGGCGTTCTGATCGTCATTGCCGTGGTGCAATCACTCGACGGCATGATCATCACCCCGCGCATCATCGGTGATCGCGCGGGACTGCATCCGATTATCGTTATCGCTTCGGTTTTCTCTTTTGGTCACTGGTTCGGCCTTTTGGGTGTCCTCCTCGCGGTCCCGATTGTGGCGGCCTCTGTGGTGGCTTTGCAGATTTGTCTGCCTTACTTACAAAACTCACCATTTTATCGCCTGCCGCCC encodes:
- the prmC gene encoding peptide chain release factor N(5)-glutamine methyltransferase; this translates as MSQQIWTIKDVIDWSIPFLKEKGSPSARLDAELLLSDVLACRRLDLYLDHHKPLNNEERSAFRDRIRRRSLGEPVAYILGRKEFYGHEFSVGPATLIPRPETEHLVEILLKSFPDDSQLTGLDVGTGTGCIAISLKKARPQWNLEAWDVSHEALSVAAKNAEKLSAPVTLEQRDALKDASWSACLHGFDFIASNPPYIAASERSELPVSVVRFEPSLALFAEESGLIFYRTFARKAAQSLRKGGKIFLEIGSGQASDVCLLLEESGWQDIAVHQDLAGLDRVITGTAPLT
- a CDS encoding AI-2E family transporter — protein: MVDQQQYSWPLFRRFLFLCLGAGTVLMLLAYLYRSIMIGLVTSAIISYIAAPGINYLCEILPVTRKTLVGILIFLVVTICTLGAVLGIPYIYQELLNIVQMVPDAMAYAERLAKPLIDWARHSKIVPDETIEAGFRKMNLLQHVMGASDTMQGVFSRTPKVLEWAFNLAMIPLFTYMMLADKDDIRSLVKNWTPKDLHPLMRVFVARIDTVLRAVVKGQFLVAFVLSIFYMAGFSLIDLPSGIAIGAIAGICRVVPYFDVFVGLILSSIVIMTQGSGIAVFIGVLIVIAVVQSLDGMIITPRIIGDRAGLHPIIVIASVFSFGHWFGLLGVLLAVPIVAASVVALQICLPYLQNSPFYRLPPS